The following proteins are co-located in the Deinococcus metallilatus genome:
- a CDS encoding phosphoenolpyruvate carboxylase, translated as MGLSSDVNVLGRTLGQVLREQEGECFFDLVERTRALVREVRAGGDDTELRRLLSDLDERTAENLVRAFTWYFQLVNLAEEYERVRVLSQTRGVRPQSIEQALSELRAQGVSAEEAEALLARLDLGLTFTAHPTEMRRRTVRNHLVEVARDIPDLDGEGLERVAAHVEAMWSTPELRRLKPTVLDEVKGGLTYIASIAQALPELQRDLARAFQQVYGRETDSRLPLSFSSWMGGDRDGNPFVTPEATRETLALHRERARELLLAAVRQAYTDLSQEEGQPGEDGQEAYRLELRELHNAIRDGEPVDLVPRLEALKTRLYADGQHRSADLLLTPLLTFARVFGQHLVSLDLREHSAQTGAAVARLLAEAGVEPDYLNLPEHAKLDVLTRELRSRRPLWPAGEALPEELEAAIGPIREVQAATRVSGPRAFGRYIISMSESVSDVLEPLLLAREVGFRILPVPLFETLDDLERAPQIVWELLSVPEYRAVLGGDVQEIMLGYSDSNKDAGFLAANWALHEAQRKISDVCRRAGIPWRFFHGRGTSIGRGGGPASRAILGQPAGTIDAGLRITEQGEALADKYSHPVLARRNLEQALYGLLLAAARPAGNPPAEWTSAMTRAAEASAAAYRALVHDPDFLPFFEAVTPIHEIARLNIASRPVRRPGAPSLGNLRAIPWVMSWTQNRANLPGWYGLAEGLREIGPDLARQMYAQWPFFRTVLDNAQMSLAKSDFLIFAEYLRLSGEHRLAGQLRAAYDETVRLVQEAVGAELLANEPRLRESIKLRNPYIDPIHRIQVELLHRARSAEGGLDEYERPLLLSLQGIAAGVRNTG; from the coding sequence CACGCGGGCGCTGGTGCGCGAGGTGCGCGCCGGGGGGGACGACACGGAGCTGCGGCGCCTGCTCTCCGACCTGGACGAGCGGACCGCCGAGAATCTGGTGCGGGCCTTTACCTGGTACTTCCAACTGGTGAACCTGGCCGAGGAGTACGAGCGGGTGCGGGTGCTGTCACAGACGCGCGGGGTGCGCCCGCAGAGCATCGAGCAGGCCCTCAGCGAGCTCAGGGCGCAGGGCGTGAGCGCCGAGGAGGCCGAGGCCCTGCTCGCCCGGCTGGACCTGGGCCTCACCTTCACCGCGCACCCGACCGAGATGCGCCGCCGCACCGTCCGGAATCATCTGGTGGAGGTCGCGCGGGACATTCCCGATCTGGACGGCGAAGGGCTGGAGCGGGTGGCCGCGCACGTCGAGGCGATGTGGAGCACGCCCGAGCTGCGCCGCCTCAAGCCCACGGTGCTGGACGAGGTGAAGGGCGGGCTGACCTATATCGCCTCCATCGCGCAGGCCTTACCGGAGCTGCAACGCGACCTCGCGCGGGCCTTCCAGCAGGTGTATGGGCGCGAGACGGACTCAAGGCTGCCCCTCTCCTTCAGTTCATGGATGGGCGGGGACCGCGACGGCAACCCCTTCGTGACACCGGAAGCGACCCGCGAGACGCTGGCCCTGCACCGCGAACGGGCGCGCGAGCTGCTGCTGGCGGCGGTGCGGCAGGCCTACACCGACCTCAGCCAGGAGGAGGGCCAGCCGGGGGAGGACGGGCAGGAAGCTTACCGGCTGGAACTGCGCGAACTCCACAACGCCATCCGCGACGGCGAGCCGGTGGACCTCGTTCCCCGGCTGGAGGCCCTGAAGACCCGCCTGTACGCCGACGGCCAGCACCGCAGCGCGGACCTGCTGCTCACGCCGCTGCTGACGTTCGCGCGGGTGTTCGGGCAGCACCTCGTCAGCCTGGACCTCCGCGAACACAGCGCGCAGACGGGCGCGGCGGTCGCGCGGCTGCTGGCCGAGGCGGGCGTGGAGCCGGATTACCTGAACCTCCCCGAACACGCCAAGCTGGACGTGCTGACCCGCGAACTGCGCTCCCGCCGCCCGCTGTGGCCCGCCGGGGAGGCGCTGCCGGAGGAGCTGGAAGCGGCTATCGGCCCCATCCGCGAGGTGCAGGCGGCCACCCGGGTCAGCGGGCCGCGCGCCTTCGGGCGGTACATCATCAGCATGAGCGAGAGCGTCTCCGACGTGCTGGAGCCGCTGCTGCTGGCGCGCGAGGTCGGCTTCCGCATTCTGCCGGTGCCCCTCTTCGAGACGCTGGACGACCTCGAACGCGCGCCGCAGATCGTGTGGGAGCTGCTGAGCGTGCCCGAATACCGCGCGGTGCTGGGCGGCGACGTGCAGGAGATCATGCTGGGCTACAGCGACTCCAACAAGGACGCGGGCTTTCTGGCCGCCAACTGGGCGCTCCATGAGGCCCAGCGCAAGATCAGCGACGTGTGCCGCCGCGCGGGCATCCCCTGGCGCTTCTTCCACGGGCGCGGCACCTCCATCGGGCGGGGGGGCGGCCCGGCGTCGCGGGCGATCCTGGGACAACCTGCCGGGACGATTGACGCGGGCCTCCGCATCACCGAACAGGGCGAGGCACTGGCAGACAAGTACAGTCACCCGGTCCTGGCGCGGCGCAATCTGGAACAGGCGCTCTACGGCCTGCTGCTGGCCGCCGCCCGCCCCGCCGGGAATCCGCCCGCCGAGTGGACTTCAGCCATGACCCGCGCCGCAGAGGCGAGTGCTGCCGCCTACCGCGCCCTGGTCCACGACCCCGACTTCCTGCCCTTCTTCGAGGCGGTCACGCCCATCCACGAGATCGCCCGCCTGAACATCGCCTCGCGGCCCGTCCGCCGTCCGGGGGCGCCCTCCCTGGGCAACCTGCGCGCGATTCCCTGGGTGATGAGCTGGACCCAGAACCGCGCCAATCTGCCCGGCTGGTACGGCCTCGCGGAAGGCCTGCGCGAAATCGGCCCCGACCTCGCGCGGCAGATGTACGCCCAGTGGCCCTTTTTCCGCACGGTGCTGGACAACGCGCAGATGAGCCTCGCCAAGAGTGACTTCCTGATCTTCGCGGAGTACCTGCGCCTCTCGGGCGAACACCGCCTGGCCGGGCAGCTCCGGGCGGCCTACGACGAGACGGTGCGGCTGGTGCAGGAGGCGGTCGGCGCGGAACTGCTGGCAAACGAACCCCGCCTGCGCGAGAGCATCAAGCTCCGCAATCCCTACATCGACCCGATCCACCGTATTCAGGTCGAACTGCTGCACCGCGCCCGCAGCGCCGAAGGCGGCCTGGACGAGTACGAGCGACCCCTGCTGCTCAGCCTCCAGGGGATCGCGGCGGGGGTGAGAAATACCGGCTGA